The nucleotide window gcagaggagcctCAGGAAGGCTGCAGGACAAGGGCACTCGAGGTCTCCTGCCACAATGACAGGAGACTCCTGGTGAACGATGGAGGTCACCAAGTGCCACGGCCTGGCCAGAAGGGCTCCGACTGAAGGGATGGGAGATGCCTCAGAAATGCTCTGAGTCACCAAATGGTGAGGTCTGGCTGTCAGGCCAGCCGCAGGAGGAACTCTTTGGAAAAGCTCCGGGTCAGGAACCAACGAGCAGGCTGTGCGGGGACGCCTCACAGCACCgctctgtcacctcctgccccGTTGCATCCACCGAGCACTCTGGCGTGGCTCTGGGgttgccagccctgagctcagcgCGTGTCACAAAGGGCTGCTAAGACACGGTGTCCCTTTCGGTTCCACGGGGAACCTGCTCCACCGTGTCACAAAGGGACACGCTGCCACGCCCCACGGGgccatcccctccccacccaagGTGCCCCCGCTTGGAAGGAATCCATTGCCCCGAGTGTCTAACACAGCCCTGGACACACCACGATCCCCCAAGTGCTCGGGGAAGGACTCTCCACGGTGCCCGCACAGCCCCAGCTCGCTGCCGGCCCGCAGCAGAGCAGCTCGCAGCAAGCAAGGGGCAAACGCATCTTGCCAAGAgttaaaacacagcagatagGGAAGATGGCATGAATGTGGGCATAAAGGCCTTTGCATCCACCGCTCTCTGAGAGGCATTTGGGGCTCTCGGCTGGACGGATATAATCCCCCTCTGTCCTGTGCTCAAAGCGGGGGGACACACCCTGCCGCTGGTGCTTGCCTTGCTCTCTGCAGGCCCAGGCAGATGCCAAAGCTGCTCTTCACGGCCTTCTCCCTCCCCACGCCCCTCTGCCAAGTGCAAGGGGCCTCAAGGACAGAAAGGAGGCGCAGGAGCCAAAGGGAGACAACTGCACCTAGCTcactgggggctcctggggaagcACTTTGCTTGAGAAGGAAGCCCCTCTCTTCCAAAGGCATTTCCCCAAATGTGTCCATTTCCCGGGGAACACCCACACACACTTAAGAAACCCTGGCAAGGCTCAATTACTTCTGCACCTTGTAGCACAGGCACTCCAGCTCGAGCTCATCTTCCTTCTCCTGAGTCTGTTTCCTCGTGTCCCTTGTGGCACGCAGCCCCGGGCCCCCTAGAAACAAGAGCTGCCCGCTGCCCCTTCAAGTGCCCAAACTCCTGCCTGCGCTCCCGGCAGCAAaaccaggctgttcccagccaggGAGCGGAGCCCTGTTCCCGCAGGAGGCTCTCGTGAGCCCCTTCCCCACTGTGCACGCAGCGCTTCTGCCTGCCCGCCCAGAACGCTCTTGGCACAGAAGAGCACAAGCTGGCCGGCTCtggcctcagcacagcccaaacacaGGCACGGGAAGACACAGCGGCTGTTTTGCAGCCATgccccagggagaggggaaggggccccGGCCTCTGGTCTCACTGCCCTCTTCCCGTCCCTGTGTAGGGatggagcactgctgtgctttcaggaaGCTCTTTGTGGAAACTTCCGCCATTGCAAGCTCCTTTGCCCTCGGTGGATGCCTGCGCTGGAATCCCTCACGGCTGGGTTCAGAGCACACTCAAGTTGGCTCATCTATcacccagggcccttttccccttcagcATGTTCACACGCCCTTTAATTCCGTGCCGCTGTGCACCTGGAGCAGCGGGACAGGGACTtttgcagcctgagctgcccttggTTCCTCTCTGTCCGTGCCCGGAACGCAGCGGGGAGGAGAAGGGCAGAGGGGCCCTGCGTGTCCCCGGGCTCAGGTTTTGTGCCGCTTCAGCTCCACAGAGATGCGGGTAAAGTGAAAATCACAAACAGTTTATTAAGGGAAAGCGAAGCGAAGGGGTGAGCTGGGAGGTAAAAAAGGGCAtgggcagggcctgagggctgcagggaaggagctgccaaCAGGGGGAGagatggcaggagctgctggggcttcGCACAGGCTCAGCTGTGAGCGACCAGAGCcgtgcctggagctgcagctggtcccttctgctctgcaggTGGTCCCATCTTCGAAGGGAACTGGGAAACATCGAAGGAGGCCGGTACAGGTACATCTGCTCCAGGAGACAAACGAAGTTCTGCAGATCTTCCTTGGAATTTCATCTCTATCCAGGTGTTCATGCAGGATGGGCTCTCGTCTTCCCTGAGGGCTCGAAGAGctggaagagagaggaacagagccaCGGTCAGAGGCCAGATTGAGGGAATCCAAGGAAAgcctcctgccagggccatGGCAGCCGGCTCTTGCCGTGGCCAGGAGGGAGCGGGAGACAAGGGCTACGGCCGGAAGGTGCTGGCCACGGatccccgccgtgtccccgaAAGCTCTCCGGGCTGTGCCCCCAGCGCCCCTGGTCCGCACAGGCAGCGGAGCCCTCCGCAGCCCGGGCACGGACTGTAGCTGCGGGGCCGGGATTtgcagctgctcccccagccgTGCTGGCTGCCACGCGGCTGCCCTGGCTCACCCTCAGTGAGGACCTGGAGCTCCTCCTTCTGGCCCATCATCAGCACTCCGGCCACCCCTGCAAGACAGAGCACGTGGCGGCGCCAGGCGGCACAGAGCCCGACACGGGCGCTGCCGGCCCTGCGGCCGCACGCCCTCCTGGCGGGCAGGGCTCCTGCCGGGCCGCTGCCGCACGCTGCCGCCCGAGGGCACGGCTGCGGgagggcggcggcagcgcccaGGCCGGGCGGGGCTGCAGCGGCCCGGGCGCGGCTCCCGCTGTagccggggcagcaggcgggcCGGGAGGCGGGGAGGGGCGCCGGGCTGCTGGCTCACCGATGAACCTGACGGCCGCCTCTCGTAGGGGcctctgtgggctctgcaggtgcGGCAGGGCCCAgcgcaggtgctcggccgctcggctctcgtcctgcagcagctgcggGGAGCGCCGGCAGGGAAGGCTCAGCGCGGGCTCTGCCTCTCGGCCGGGCGCTCCCTGCGCCCAGCACCGGCCGAGCCGGCCCGCacggcccagggcagggagcagcgtGGGGGGCGCAGCCTGGCGGGCCCGGCTGCGGCGCTggccaggggcacagctgccgGCCCCCCACACTGAGCACCcgggggcaggggctgccccgcTCCAGCCTGCGCCTGGGGCTCCCGGCCTGTCCTTACCAGGCTCTCGACGAACTTCATCCGCTGCttctgcctcagcagctcctcgAGATCCCTCCTCCTCAGGAAGCGGGCCGCACCAAGCAGGGCTTCGCCACAcgcctgcagagcagcagagagccgcaggtggcaccagagcccaggTGAGTCACATGGGAGCCGgctccctgtgccaaggccaggggaggctggagcCCGCCAGGCGCCGGGGCAGGAGGCGgccgagccccctgccagggatgtGGCCTCACCTCGGCCACGTGCAGGTTCTCATGGTGCCAGTGTAGGAATAGagggagcaggctctggctcACAACTGTCGTGAGAGCATTATCCCCCTCTTCCACTACCAGCTCCATCAGCCTGCCGAAGAGCTgaatggagagcagctgcacatgGCTGTTgtcctggaggaaaggaaaagtccTAAGCACCAACTACTCCAGGCCCATTGGGACAAAGGCCCAAaagggcacagggcacaaggTTTCCAGGCAGGCAGCGTCCAGTGCCCttggctgggggcacagagccttACATTCTCAAAGTGTGGCACGAGGGACTTAGCCAGCTGCAGGGTGGTGATGCTGGGTTTCTCAAGGTCTTTGTCCGGGAGCACATGGGTGAGCACACAGAGGCTCATCCCGACCATCTCTGTGTCTGGATCGGCCAGCTGCTCCACCAGGTGTGGATAGAGGCCGCGTATTCCTCCGGCCTGTGTGCAagaccaggctgtgctgtgaagccGTGACTGGCCGCAGCACCGACAGCTGCTCGGGGCACTCGGGCAGCTGAAGTGGGAGTcgggagagctggcagcagctgcctctgctgccaaagcccagccaagccccaaggtctgccttccccagccccacgctgccAGCACGGCTTCAGCCACTGTCCCCTTCTCACCAGCGAGGGCTCCTTGCTGAGCACCACGAGGCCTCTGAGCGCCAGGcgcagcctgtccctgcactggCTGGGCAGGTGCCGGGATAGCACCAACAGGGCACTGGGACCGTGTTGGCTCAggcccaggcactgcaggagatgaaaggcacagggcagtggcagGGGAGCCGGccggcaggagcccagggccGCGCAGggcctgctccaggcagcagcagcgggcgcGGGCAGCGTCCCAGgcggctgcagctcccagaggccAGTGAGGcgggaggcagctcagccaggcgGCGCTGGCCATCAGGCTCACCTCCACAAAGaaggccagggcaggcagatggCAGCGGGGCTCTTTCCCGACGAGCAGGCTGAGCAGGTGCGAGGCCATGTGGGGACACAAGGGGGTCAAGGCACAGcgcatctccctggcagggggaaaaaggcaccAAGACCCTGAGCCGGGCGGGCAGACCTCTCCCAGGAGTGACTCACAGAGGTCCCATCTTTCCCCAGCACTCTGCAAGGGGACACGGGCCCCTTGGGAggcggctgctgctgggcgtcctcctctcccagccctttgCAGTGCgctcagccctccctgggtGACGAGGCCCTCTCGCTTACAAGCCCCGGGGACTGTGTGGGCCACTCCGGGCACGGGGCACAAATGCCGGCGGTGGCAGCGGGGACTAGAGGatctcacctggccagcagaccTGCTGCATAGTGCTGGCTgttggcacagagcaggctgtcccagagctgcttgtgctccagagccagcaggtTCTTGCCAACGCCCAGTCGGGAGAGCAGAGCCTTCAGTgtctgcactgcaaacctgtGTGCCGAGCCAAGGCCAGGTCACTCTGGGAGCACTGGCCCTGGCCGC belongs to Zonotrichia leucophrys gambelii isolate GWCS_2022_RI chromosome 4, RI_Zleu_2.0, whole genome shotgun sequence and includes:
- the LOC135447224 gene encoding uncharacterized protein LOC135447224, yielding MELVVEEGDNALTTVVSQSLLPLFLHWHHENLHVAEACGEALLGAARFLRRRDLEELLRQKQRMKFVESLRRSRARQAAPPTLLPALGRAGRLGRCWAQGAPGREAEPALSLPCRRSPQLLQDESRAAEHLRWALPHLQSPQRPLREAAVRFIGVAGVLMMGQKEELQVLTEALRALREDESPSCMNTWIEMKFQGRSAELRLSPGADVPVPASFDVSQFPSKMGPPAEQKGPAAAPGTALVAHS